The following proteins come from a genomic window of Trifolium pratense cultivar HEN17-A07 linkage group LG4, ARS_RC_1.1, whole genome shotgun sequence:
- the LOC123922502 gene encoding probable ATP-dependent RNA helicase DDX47, translating into MKSFTDLGLSFELVEACEKNLVWYDPTKIQREMIPLALQGKDDVFAISPPRSGKVGDFVLPILHTLLETRPNLNTFFACVLSPTRHLGVQIAEYFFALGSQFGVNDGASRGGYLEQEDVRKIQGFRQRICEDKQVHSGHKIHDCDEVGDKDGVSYEDIEESELD; encoded by the exons ATGAAGTCATTTACAGATTTGGGCTTATCTTTTGAATTGGTGGAAGCTTGTGAAAAAAACCTGGTTTGGTATGATCCGACGAAGATTCAGAGAGAAATGATTCCCCTTGCACTACAAGGAAAAGATGATGTGTTTGCAATTTCCCCACCGCGTTCCGGTAAGGTTGGGGATTTTGTTCTTCCTATATTGCATACCCTCTTAGAAACCAGACCGAACCTAAACACTTTCTTTGCTTGTGTGCTATCTCCTACAAG GCACCTTGGTGTTCAAATTGCTGAATACTTTTTTGCTCTAGGATCTCAATTTGGTGTCAA TGACGGTGCTAGTAGGGGAGGATACTTAGAACAGGAGGATGTCCGTAAGATCCAAGGTTTTCGTCAACGAATATGTGAAGATAAGCAGGTGCATTCAG GTCATAAAATTCATGATTGTGATGAAGTTGGAGATAAGGATGGAGTGAGCTATGAAGACATTGAAGAATCAGAGCTAGACTAA